One Deltaproteobacteria bacterium genomic region harbors:
- a CDS encoding serine hydrolase produces MKFFGVFITTLAMFLPILAHAYPTDQFERTQIRRLKWQHDVDTGKRRGRKTPPGAQWPCDKINLKMLDAANFHLNSATPKDTKLQKGLVAILRKSDFRNYHVALLDITDPQTPRYAAVNEEKAQTPGSVAKILIGAALMQELKDRFGDDIGAREKLLREVSVAADDWAMPNSHEVPVINGDKVSIRRVLRGDTFTLWEWLDHMLSPSSNASASMVWREVTLMHLLKKDYPPSAYNADLWARFDRDTLTAAAYEVIEKPLINAGIDPENFQLRLFFTKGASKYVKPGRTSLTPLALLQWMVAVEQGRMVDKYSSLELKRMLYLTRRRIRYSKNHILKNHAVFFKSGSFYRCKPEPDFVCQAYQGNVINVLNALVEVETAPESTDNVQEKSATIKTDTKDTNNTSKKNDSKPVTAVKAAKPLVYIITVMSNELRRSSADEHERLAGYIHNLILKQNM; encoded by the coding sequence ATGAAATTCTTCGGGGTATTCATTACTACTTTAGCTATGTTTTTACCGATACTGGCTCATGCATATCCAACTGATCAATTCGAACGTACACAAATACGTCGATTAAAATGGCAACACGATGTTGATACAGGCAAACGCCGTGGTCGTAAAACACCCCCCGGAGCACAATGGCCATGTGATAAAATCAATCTAAAAATGCTTGATGCCGCTAACTTTCATCTAAATAGCGCTACCCCTAAAGACACAAAGCTACAAAAAGGACTTGTGGCTATTTTACGAAAATCAGATTTCCGAAATTATCACGTTGCTCTGCTTGATATCACCGATCCCCAAACACCACGATATGCCGCGGTAAATGAAGAGAAAGCACAAACGCCTGGCAGTGTGGCTAAAATTCTTATCGGTGCTGCTTTAATGCAAGAATTAAAGGACCGTTTTGGTGACGACATTGGCGCACGCGAAAAATTATTACGCGAAGTTAGCGTTGCTGCAGATGATTGGGCAATGCCGAACAGCCACGAAGTTCCGGTAATCAATGGCGATAAAGTATCAATTCGACGCGTGTTGCGCGGTGATACTTTCACTTTGTGGGAGTGGTTAGACCATATGCTTTCACCAAGCTCAAATGCATCAGCTTCAATGGTGTGGCGTGAAGTTACGTTAATGCATTTGCTTAAAAAAGATTATCCTCCTTCAGCCTATAATGCAGATCTATGGGCTCGCTTTGATCGCGATACCTTAACTGCTGCTGCATATGAAGTGATTGAGAAACCTCTAATTAATGCTGGTATTGATCCAGAAAATTTTCAACTGCGTCTCTTTTTTACTAAGGGGGCAAGTAAATACGTCAAACCTGGACGAACTTCATTAACCCCTTTAGCTCTACTGCAATGGATGGTTGCTGTTGAACAAGGTCGTATGGTGGATAAGTATTCAAGTCTTGAACTTAAACGTATGCTCTATTTAACTCGTAGACGCATACGTTATTCTAAAAACCATATACTTAAAAACCATGCAGTATTTTTTAAAAGCGGAAGCTTTTACCGGTGTAAACCCGAGCCTGATTTTGTCTGCCAAGCCTATCAAGGCAATGTCATTAATGTACTTAACGCTTTAGTCGAAGTTGAAACCGCACCTGAAAGTACAGATAATGTTCAGGAAAAATCTGCAACAATAAAAACTGATACCAAAGATACTAATAATACTTCGAAAAAAAATGACTCAAAACCAGTCACTGCGGTAAAAGCAGCCAAACCTCTGGTTTATATAATCACCGTTATGTCTAATGAATTGCGGCGTAGCTCTGCCGATGAACACGAACGCTTAGCTGGTTATATTCATAACCTTATATTAAAACAAAATATGTAA